The genomic segment GGTGGGCCGGTAGGTTCTTTCGGGCCAGGGCCACGGCCTCGTCAATGGTGAGGGCGTGGCACGATTCCCCTGCCGTGAGGCTGATGAGGAGCCCTGCGAGGGCCGAAATCAGAAGGTCTGATCGGTGGTGTCTCATCACGGCACGCTGAGGCGCATGAGGTCTTCGGCGAGGAGGATAGGGCCTCGGAAATGAGCGCTGCACGGGGTGATGAGGTCACTTTCGTCGCAGGCCGGGTAAAAATGTGTGAGGAGGAGCCTTGAGACCCCAGCAGCCTCGGCCATCCTTCCGGCCTCCGAGGGCATGAGGTGTTTCTTGACCTTTCTCCCCTCAGGGGCCGCGCACTCGCAGACAAAGAGGTCGGCCCCCCGGGCGAGCTCGATCAGGGTCTCTGAGTAGTCTGTATCGCCGGAAAAGACCACGGAGCCGCCTGATCTGGCATCAAGCCGGTATGCGAGGCTCGCCGGTGTGTGTTCGACCGGCGCAGTACGAATGGTGAAAGGCGGGATCTGGAGCGCGGCAGGCATATTACAGGGGATCTCCTCGATCCGGACCATTGCCGGATCAGGGTCCACCCATTCCCCGAAGGCGGCCTTGAGTGCCGTGTGGAACTGGGCAAACCCCTCGCCGGCAAGTATCTGCACAGGACGGGATCGTGCGAAGTCCGGCGCGTATTTGGTGGCGAAGACAAATGGCACGAACTCGGCCACGTGGTCCGGGTGCCGGTGTGTGTAGAGGATGAGATCCACGGATTGATACGGGATCCCGGCTGCCAGGAGCTGGCGGAGGGTCCCAGCCGCGCTGTCCACCAGGACGGTAAAGCCCTCGGAGCGGACGCAAGCGGCCGGTCCAGCCCTGCGAAGCGATGGGACACATGTTCCTGAGCCGATAATGATGATCTCGATCATGGTTACTTTGATTCTCACGGGCATTCTAAGACAAGGGAAAGGGCAGGGCAAATTTTGTATTCGGGATTTGGATGAAAGGTGGGGAGGGGGTGCGGGGCAGTGCCTCATCGGCCGGATAACCGCTTTGGCGATGCAACTGCCTTTTCGGCCGTGGACGCGAGGTGCTAAGTGAGGCCCTGCGGCCGCCTGCCCTGGCTTTCTGGATCCGGCCTGATTCAGCACTACCCCGCACCCCCTCCCTGGATTACATGGGCGCACAGCAAACCCTTCCAGATGATGCGGTGGTGA from the Deltaproteobacteria bacterium genome contains:
- a CDS encoding ribonuclease Z; its protein translation is MIEIIIIGSGTCVPSLRRAGPAACVRSEGFTVLVDSAAGTLRQLLAAGIPYQSVDLILYTHRHPDHVAEFVPFVFATKYAPDFARSRPVQILAGEGFAQFHTALKAAFGEWVDPDPAMVRIEEIPCNMPAALQIPPFTIRTAPVEHTPASLAYRLDARSGGSVVFSGDTDYSETLIELARGADLFVCECAAPEGRKVKKHLMPSEAGRMAEAAGVSRLLLTHFYPACDESDLITPCSAHFRGPILLAEDLMRLSVP